From Selenomonas sp. AB3002, one genomic window encodes:
- the pncB gene encoding nicotinate phosphoribosyltransferase produces MKFKQIVNSLLETDLYKFSMGQAIFHQASEYETTWTFKCRNENVRFTPEMVEEIREQVKAFCSLRFTEEELSYLSGIKWLKKSYINHLRLWRPNFADFRIEAGGEKGLVIEAEGTLLDTSMYEIPTLAIVNEVYYRFRDDYDKLVADAKRRTEAKAEMLQMGQYWLPVFSEFGLRRRLCAEVQEYAIKRFSSLDNFDVLRSTFVGTSNVYLAKKYGVKPVGTMAHEWIMCMGQGNHLYNPAYSNKVALEAWVKEYGVDNGIALTDTITTDCFLRDFDKTLATLFSGVRHDSGDPFVWGDKMIDHYTRLGIDQRTKTLLFSDSLNFEKADKIAHYFEGKARVAFGIGTYISNDTYVEPLNIVMKVTRCNGQHVAKISDTPGKGMCKSQEYVDYLQRAIDYRLVNDD; encoded by the coding sequence ATGAAGTTCAAGCAGATCGTCAATTCACTTTTGGAAACAGACCTTTACAAATTCAGCATGGGCCAGGCCATCTTCCATCAGGCCAGCGAGTATGAAACCACCTGGACTTTCAAGTGCAGGAATGAGAATGTCCGCTTCACCCCGGAAATGGTGGAGGAAATCAGGGAGCAGGTCAAGGCCTTCTGCTCACTGCGCTTCACGGAGGAGGAGCTTTCCTATCTCTCCGGCATCAAGTGGCTGAAAAAGTCATATATCAACCATTTGCGTCTCTGGCGGCCCAATTTTGCCGACTTCAGGATTGAGGCCGGCGGGGAGAAGGGCCTGGTTATCGAGGCTGAGGGCACTCTCCTTGACACCTCAATGTACGAGATTCCCACCCTGGCTATCGTGAACGAGGTTTACTACCGCTTTCGGGATGATTATGACAAGCTGGTGGCAGATGCCAAGCGCCGCACCGAAGCCAAGGCAGAAATGCTCCAGATGGGCCAGTACTGGCTGCCTGTGTTCTCCGAGTTCGGCCTGCGCAGGCGCCTTTGCGCAGAGGTGCAGGAGTACGCCATCAAGCGGTTTTCCAGCCTGGACAATTTCGATGTCTTGCGCTCCACCTTTGTGGGCACTTCCAATGTGTACCTGGCCAAAAAATACGGCGTGAAGCCCGTGGGCACCATGGCCCACGAGTGGATCATGTGCATGGGGCAGGGCAACCACCTTTACAATCCCGCCTACTCCAACAAGGTTGCGTTGGAAGCCTGGGTGAAGGAATACGGCGTGGACAACGGCATTGCCCTCACCGACACCATCACCACCGACTGCTTCCTGCGGGACTTTGACAAGACCCTGGCCACCCTGTTCAGCGGCGTGCGGCATGACTCAGGCGACCCCTTTGTCTGGGGAGACAAGATGATTGACCATTACACCCGCCTGGGCATTGACCAGAGAACCAAGACCCTGCTGTTTTCCGACTCCTTGAACTTCGAGAAGGCCGATAAGATTGCCCACTACTTTGAAGGCAAGGCCAGGGTGGCCTTCGGCATCGGCACCTATATCTCCAACGACACCTATGTGGAGCCGCTGAATATCGTCATGAAAGTGACCAGATGCAACGGCCAGCACGTAGCCAAGATTTCCGACACCCCCGGCAA